In the Terriglobales bacterium genome, CGCCCTATCAAAAGGTCCTCTATACCTGGCTAGGCAGCGACACTGGAATGTTCAAGCTGCCGGTGCGCAATGGCTTCGCCGATTTCAGGGCGGAAGCGGGTTTTCTGCTCGATCCCCTGTCTGCGATCTGGCTGCTGTTCGTGACCGGTGTGGGCATGCTGATCCACATCTACTCGATCGGGTACATGGCCCACGAGGGTGGCTATTACCGATTCTTCGGGTACCTGAACCTGTTCATGTTCTCCATGCTGACGCTCATCCTCGGCAACAATTACGCATTGTTGTTTGTCGGCTGGGAGGGCGTGGGGCTGTGCTCGTACCTGCTGATTGGTTTTTACTTCCAGCGGCATTCCGCGTCGACAGCCGCCAACAAAGCGTTCATCGTGAACCGCGTCGGCGACGCGTCATTCCTGTTGGGCATGTTCACGATGTTCTGGTACTTCGGAACCTACCGCTTTACCGAGGTGAACGCCATTGCCCGCAGTGGAGTTTTCCAGACGGGTGATCCATGGATTGTAGCGATGACGCTGCTGTTGTTCGGTGGCGCCTGCGGCAAATCAGCGCAGCTACCTCTGTATGTCTGGCTACCGGACGCGATGGAAGGTCCAACACCAGTCTCGGCGCTGATCCACGCTGCGACCATGGTGACGGCCGGGGTTTACATGGTTGCACGCTCCAATGCGCTGTTCACGCTGGCGCCGGAATCGATGAAGGTGGTGGCGATTGTAGGCGCTCTAACGGCCATATTCGCGGCTTCCATCGGTTTGGTGCAGAATGACATCAAGCGTGTTCTGGCCTACTCCACTGTCTCCCAACTCGGATACATGTTTCTCGCGCTCGGGGTAGGGGCGTTTGCGGCGGGCGTATTCCACGTGTTTACGCATGCATTTTTCAAAGCCCTATTGTTCTTGGGCGCGGGCTCAGTGATTCATGCGCTCAGCGGGGAGCAAGACCTACGCAACATGGGCGCGCTGCGAGCAAAGATTCCTCGAACCTGGGGCACGATGCTGATTGCTACGCTGGCCATCGCCGGCATTTTTCCCTTTGCTGGCTTTTTCTCCAAGGACGAGATTCTTTGGCAGACATGGTCCCGGGAAGCTGGCGCCTACCGCTGGCTGTGGGGCATTGGCTACATCACCGCGATCATGACGGCTTTTTACATGTTCCGCCTGGTCTATCTGACCTTTTACGGCAAGCCGCGCATGAGCCAGGAGGTGGAGCATCACATCCATGAATCGCCGCCGACGATGACAGTGCCACTGATTATTCTGGCAGTCTGTTCGGTGTTTGCCGGATTCCTGGGCTTCCCACGCAGCCTGGCGGCGGTGGTAGGAATCCACGCTCACACCAATCGCTTTGAAAAATTTCTCGAACCGGTGTTCGCACCCGAAGCCGAGGAGTTCCGCGCCGAGGGCGAGGCTGGGCAACTGGCGGCCGGAGTCAACGAAGAAGAGCACACCACCCCCGCTGAGTATTTATTGATGTTTCTCTCGCTTACGGCGGCGGGCTTAGGTTGGTACCTGGCGTACCGCGCCTACGACAAAGCGGAAAGGGATTACGTCGAGCCCATCAAAGCTGCATCCCCCCCAGTCTATGACACTCTGCTGAACAAGTATTACGTGGACGAAGCATATGACTACGTATTTACCGGACGCCGGCCCATTGGCGGGGAAATACGGCTGGGCGCGATGGGACTGGGAATAGCTTCAGCAAAGTTCGATGCCGACGTGATTGACGGAACAGTGAATGGTGCGGGCTGGATTACACGACTTGCGGCAAACTTTTCCAAGTGGTGGGACACGTGGATCATCGACGGCTTGTTGGTAAACGGAACAGCTATCATCACCCGCGCTCTGGCGATTCCAGTCCGCCTGCTGCAGTGGGGACTGGTGCAGTGGTATGCGCTGGTGATGGTGCTCGGACTGGTGGGCTTTATCTGGTATTACGCGCTGCGCTAAGCTGCGCTGCAAAAGACGCTCGAGCAGGAATGAAATCATAGCTGGCAACTGACATGTATAACCACATTCTCTCGGTCATTCTCTTCACGCCCCTGGTGGGCGCCTTTGTTGTTTTATTCCTCCCTAAAGAAAACAAGGACGCCATTCGCTGGGTGGCGAACCTGTTCGCGCTTGCCGGTCTGCTCGTTTCGCTTCCGCTGGTGCCGTGGTTCTGGGCGCAGCGGTTCGAGCCCGGCTGGAAGTTTGTGGAAGGCGCCAGGAACAACTGGATTCCTTCCATCGGGGCTGGCTATGTGCTCGGCATCGACGGCATCTCATTCCTGCTGATCATGCTGACCACTCTTCTGGGGTGGATTTCGATTCTCTCCTCCTGGACGGCGATCGAAGATCGAGTGAAGGAATACTACGCCTGGTTTCTTGTATTGCAGACGGGAATGCTCGGGGTCTTCATGGCCCTGGATTTCTTCCTGTTCTTTGTCTTCTGGGAAGCCATGCTGGTGCCAATGTACCTGCTGATTGGCATCTGGGGCGGCCCGCGCAAGCTCTACGCGGCAATCAAGTTTTTCCTCTACACGCTGCTAGGTTCGGTGCTGATGTTACTGGCAATCTTGTTCTTGTATTTCCATCACCACACCGTGACCGGCGTGTACACCTTCCACATCCCGGATCTTTACACCACGGCGCCACAAATCGACTTCAGGTACGCCATCTGGCTCTTCCTGGCATTCTTTGTCGGGTTTGCCATTAAGGTTCCGATGTTCCCGTTTCACACCTGGCTGCCCGACGCTCACGTCGAAGCGCCCACTGCCGGTTCGGTAATCCTGGCCGGCGTCCTGCTGAAGATGGGAACATACGGTTTCATCCGCTTCTCGCTGCCATTTTTCCCGCAGGTGGTCATGGATCCCAAGGTGCGCGGCTGGCTGATCTTCTTATCCATTGTGGGCATCGTGTATGGAGCACTGGTGTCACTGATGCAGAAGGATATGAAGAAACTTGTGGCGTACTCGTCGGTGAGCCACCTGGGCTTCTGTACCCTGGGAATCTTTGCACTGAATCAGGCGGGGCTCAGCGGATCTGTGCTGCAGCAGATTAATCACGGAATCTCCACCGGGGCACTGTTCTTGATCGTGGGTATCCTCTACGAACGGCGCCACACGCGGGAGATTTCAGAATACGGCGGCATTTCCAACGTAATGCCGGTGTATGCCACTATCACAATGATCATGTTTCTTTCGTCGATGGGCTTGCCGCTGCTCAACGGCTTCATTGGCGAGTTCACCATCCTGCAGGGGGCGTTTCTTGAGAGCAAGGCGTGGGCTGCCTGGGCGGTTCCGGGAGTCGTGCTAGCGGCAGCCTACCTGCTGTGGCTTTATCAGCGCGTTTTCTTTGGTAAGGTGAATAACCCGAAGAATGAACATTTAAAGGATTTGACTCCTCGCGAAGTTCTTTGCTTTGCGCCGCTGCTGATAGCCGCCTTTTGGATTGGTCTGTATCCCAAGCCGTTTTTCCAGATCCTCGACAAACCGGTGAGCAATCTGGTGATGACGGTTCGGCCGGATCAACGCCGGCCCGTCATGGCCAGTACAAGTGGGGCAGGGATAACCGCCCCCTCAAGGCAGGCTCCGCCTACAGTTATTTCCCAATCCTCGGACATTGCTACGGCTAAAGTTTCACCAACACCGCAGGAAGGGAATCGCCGATGAGTAGTGCGATCCAGCAGTACTTCACCAGCGCGGACTACCTGCTGTCGCTTCCCATGATCATGCTGTCGCTGTTTGCGCTGGGAATCCTGCTGATCGACCTGATGCTGCCGGCGGAATGGAAGCACGCCAACGTCTGGCTAGCGCTCGCCGGTATTCTGTTCTCTGCCGGTGGGGTATGGAAGATTCAACTCGCTTACCGGATTGCCGACTCCCGCGGCCAGCCTGCAGCCGCTTTTCTGGGCTTCGGGGACTCGCTCATTGTGGATCGTTTTGCCGTTTACTTCTTTTATCTATTCCTGGCGGGCGCGGCGATTGCCATTCTGATGGGAGTGCGCTACCTCGAGATCGAGCGCGAGAACCATGGCGAGTTCTATGCGCTGGTTCTGTTTTCCGTAGTGGGCATGATGTGCATGGCCGCGGGTTATGACATCGTGCTTCTGTTTATCGGCTTGGAGTTGATGGCGATCTCGACTTACGTGCTGGTGGGATTTCTGCGGCGGGATCAGCGTTCCAATGAAGCTGCGCTCAAATATCTGCTTCTGGGCGCATTTTCCTCGGGGATCTTCGCCTATGGGCTTTCTCTGTTTTACGGTCTCGCTGGCAGCACGAACGTGCGAACGATTGCGCAGAAGCTGGAAGATCAGGTGCGCAACAACCCGCATGATCCGGTAGTGATTCTTGCTTTGCTAGCCACAGCCACAGGCTTGTTGTTCAAAATTGCTGCCGTGCCGTTTCATCAGTGGGCGCCGGATGCGTATGAAGGTGCACCGACCAGTATTACGGGTTTCATGTCCGTGGCAGTGAAGTCAGCAGCTTGGGCGATGTTACTGCGCATCTTCCTGTTCATGATCTATCCGTTGCGACCGACATACGTGCCTTTACTGGTGTTTGTCGCAATTGCCACAATGACTGGCGGCAACCTGGCGGCGCTCGCGCAAACCAATCTGAAGCGGCTGCTGGCGTACTCTTCGATCGCGCATGTCGGCTATATGCTTCTCGGATTGATTGCCGGCACCGCGACAACCGCGAGCACAACCGGGATCAAAGGCATTCTGGTTTACCTGCTGGTGTACACATTCATGAACCTGGGTGCCTTCGCGGTGATTACTTCACTGCGCCGCCGCGACGTCATTGGCGATGAGATTGATGACATCGCCGGCTTGATCTCGCGTGCACCCACGGAAGCAATGCTGATGCTGCTCTTTCTGCTTTCGCTCTCAGGAATACCGCCCATGGCGGGATTTTGGGGCAAATACTTCATCTTTCTCTCGCTGATCGAATCGGGACACTACCTGCTGGCCTCACTGGCGGTGCTCTATGCGGTTTTAGGGTTGTACTATTACATGCGCATCGCGAGCGCCATCTTCATGCGACCGGCGGCCGACACGGAACCGGTTTCCATGAGCCCGGGTCTGCGGCTGGCATTGCTGATCACCGGCGCTGCCACGGTCTTCATTGGAATCTTCCCGGAGTTGTTCTTGCGCGCAGCGAATTGGTCACTAAATACGCCGCAGGCCAATGCGATCGCCAGCCTTTTCCGGTGAGTCGACGCTGCGCGTCGACTTGGACGGACGAGACGTCCATCCGCACGTGTGGTCCAAATCTGCTAACCTCTTGCCATGCCCAAGCCTGAAGATCAGCCGAAGGAGCGCAGCTTTGTCGTTCAGGTGGCGCGATATTCGGAGATCGGCTTCATCATTCCGGCGGCGGTCATCCTCGGGCTGTTTCTAGGCAAGGCGCTTGACTGGTGGCTGCACACTCACTGGCTGATGATCGCCGGCATCGTCTTTGGAGCGATTGTCGGTTTTGTGCAGATGATCCGCATGGTTACGTCGGCTTCGCGGGATGAGCATGAGAAGTAATGGATGACGGAAGCTTCCCAACCCGATCCGTCCAGCTTGCCGCAAGACGCCGCAGAACGCTTTTACGGGGGCGCGCCGGATCGCATTCTTAGGTTGATCCTGTTGGTTGGAATGGTACTCATTATTCCTTGCTGGCTGCGTTTTGGGAGCGCGTCTGCCTTAGGCTTCCTGCTGGGAATTGCGCTTTCCTGGCTGAATTTCCACTGGCTTACCGCAGTCATTCGCGGCCTTGCAGATCGCGTGATCAGCGCGCCTCGCCGCGACCGTGGTGGCACGATCGTGGCACGCTTCCTGCTGCGTTACTTTTTGATCGGACTAGCGGCCTATGTTATCTTGATCGGTTGGTCTTCAGCCCTGTACGGACTCCTGGCGGGACTGTGCCTGCCAGTCGCGGCGATGATGCTGGAAGCCGGATATGAGGCTTTCGTGGCTTTGCATCGCGGGCTTTAGTCTCGACATAAGCCGTTTCTCCGGACATCTGAATGCACGCAGAACTCCCGTTCACTATTCTGCTCAACCGGCTGCTGGCAGGTCCAGTCACGGCATTGCTGCACGCGCTGGGAATTCAAGTACACGATCCCGCTCGGCCCATCCCGGATTTTGTTGCAGTGCAGATTCTGGTAGTCATCCTGCTGATTCTGTTCTTTATTGTCGTGCGGAGCCGGCTCTCGGTGGATCAGCCATCGGCACTGCAACATGTGCTGGAAGGGATTCATGGGTTTGTAAACGGTCAGGCGAACGAGATCATTGGCCACGGCGCGGAGAAATACACTGGCTACTTGATCGCCTTGGGGATGTACATCCTGAGCTGCAATCTGATCGGACTGATTCCCAGCCTGGAGTCCCCAACGGCATTTCCCTCAGTGCCCCTGGGCTGCGCGCTGGTGACATGGTTTTATTATCACGTGCAGGGGCTTCGGGCCAACGGCCTCGGATACTTCAAGCATTTTGCCGGACCGGTATGGTGGCTGGCGCCGCTGATGTTCCCCATCGAGGTCTTTAGCCACCTGGCACGCATCATGTCGCTCACCATCCGTCTTTTTGCCAACATGTTTGCCGGCGACATGGTGACGCTGGTTTTCTTTTCGCTCGTGCCTCTGGGAGTGCCGCTGATTTTTATGGGCTTGCACCTCGGCGTTTCCTTTATTCAGACCTACATTTTTGTGTTGCTGGCGATGGTGTATCTCGCCGAGGCGACGGCCCACGAGCACTGAAGCTTTGCAGCAATCTTTCATCGCGGGCTCAGGTCGGCATATGGCGACTATCGCAGGCAGGGACTTTAAGGGACCAAGGAATCATCGTGTGTCAGCGTGAGGGCGTCTGTACGAGGATGACGTCAACCACCCACTGGCCACAATTCATGAGGAGAAACCAAAATGCGTAGATTGATGACGTTGTGCTTGACGATAGCGGCAATGCTGGTGGTAACCGCTCCGGCGTATGCGCAGGGCGGGGAAGCAGCGGGCGCCCCCAACTGGGTTGCCATTACCTCTGGATTTGCCATGGCGCTGGCCGTAGCACTGGCTGCGCTCGGGCAATCGCGGGTAGCATCCTCGGCGTGCGAGGGAATGGCGCGGAATCCTTCCGCCCGCCCGGGAATTCAGCTAGCACTGATTCTTGGCCTGGCCTTTATTGAGTCGCTGGTGCTCTTCACGCTGGTGATCATCTTCGTGAAGGTAGTGCGGTAGTTCCGGCATCACCTGGCATTTTGATTTCCTGTTGAGCGCCCCATCTCCGCACCAGTAAGGTGGGGCGCTGAACTTCCTTGTAACTCGGGCCTCGTGGGAACGCACGTCCTCGCCAACGGAGCGCCGGCTCCGCCGCCAGAGTCTCGCACTTACGTCCTAGGCGCCGCATATAATGCTCTGTGCCAGCCGCTCTCCAATACCAGGAGATCACGAAGGAATACCGTTCCTGGTCCGGGCGAAAGCGTCTGCTCGCCCTGGATGATTTCTCACTGACAGTTGAGACTGGGGAGATTCTGGGCTTTCTCGGCCCAAATGGCGCAGGGAAAACCACTGCCATGCATCTTGCCCTAGGCTTCATGCGGCCAACGAAAGGCAACGGGAGGGCGCTGGGGCAGCCCTTTGGTGACGCGCGGACCCGCCGCCGCGTAGGGTTTCTCGCGGAAAATGTTGCTTTCTATCATCGGTCGGCGCGCGATCTGTTGCGCTTTTACGGCGCATTGAACGGGCTCCGCGATCCTGAGCTGGCATCTCGCGTGAAGGAAGTTATCGACCTCTTGCAGCTCAACGATGTTGCCAACCGAAATGCGGGCAGGCTTTCCCGCGGCATGCTGCAGCGCCTAGGACTGGCGCAGGCACTGGTCAATGCCCCGGACCTACTGCTGCTCGACGAACCGACTTCAGCGCTCGATCCAGGGGGCCGGGTGGCTGTGCGTGATCTTTTGCTACAACAGAAGCGGGGGGGCAAGACTGTTTTTCTCAGTTCCCATCTGCTATCGGAAATCGAGCTGATTTGTGATCGTGTAGCGATCCTGCATAAGGGCCGCCTGATCCGATTGGGGAGGACATCGGAACTGTTGGAGTCTTCCGAGGAGTTTGAAGTCGTAGCGAGGGGGATTTCCGCCAGCGCGGTTACGGGTGCGGCAATGAATGACGGTAATGTTGTGTTCACAGTTAGGCGGGATCAGCAGAGGGCGGCGCTGGAAAAAATCTGGAGCGCGGGTGGAGAGGTTCTTCGAGTGAACCCGCGAAAAGGGTCATTGGAGGATGTCTTTCTGGTACTGACGGGAGCACAGCCCGCTGAGTCGGGCAAGGGCTCATCGAATGAGGACACGTCATGAGGGCCGCCGGACTGCTGGCTTGGAGCTTCATTCGCCAGAATCGGTGGCCAACGATCGCGTTGCTGGCATGGGTGGCGCTGAGTGGGGGCTTGGCGAAACAGGAAGCCTCGCAGTCATTAGAAGAGGCGCTGTACCTGTACAAGTTGGCGATGGTGTATGTGATCGGGTTCACGGCGTTTCTGGCAGCGTCGGTAATCCAGAGCGAACGAAGCTCGCGGCGAATTCTGGCGGTGCTATCGAAGAGCGTTTCTCGCAGCGAATATCTCCTGGGAATCGTGCTGACGTTCGCTGGTATTGCGGCGGGCTGTTGCCTAGTAATGCTGTTCACAGGCGCATGGATATTCGGGCGTAGCAGCCTCGTATCGCTGCTGGAGCTGATGGCTGCTGTTCTTGCCGCCTGCCTTCTGGCAGGAACGGCATCACTCCTGTTCTCCACGTTCCTCAATCCGATTCTGGCCGTGGTGGCGGCGAGTGCGCTTTTGGCGGCTTCGAGTGCAGTTCGCAATTCGTTTCCCCTGCGCGAACTGGTTTTGCCAGCGTACCCGCTGATGTCCTCAATCATGGAGTTTTCATTTGATAGTGGATGGCAGGTATCCGGGAGCGCTCTGCTGGGAGCGGTTGTGGAGGCCGCGGTCGTGTGGATGGTCGCGTGCTGGGTCTTCGCGCACAGGGACATCGCGGTGGCGGTGGATTGAGGCGGACGGCGACTGCCAGGCTTTCAGCAAGCGAGCCGCTTGAGAACTGAACTGCAGATCGCCCGGTCGCTTGCGGCGACCTCATAATGACAACGCCGAGAGGTGGGGCTCGTCAGAGAGCGCGGCGGTCGTTGAGCAGACGCTGGGTTCTACTTCACCAATTCGTGGGCGGACTGCAGTGCGTACTGCAACACCCGATTAGGAAATACTCCCAGATATATTGTTGCCACCAGGCAGGCAATCAGCGAGACAACCAACGCGGGGGCCATTGGAGTGCACGGAACCTCGCTTTTGGGTTCACGCATATACATGTAGACCATCACGCGCAGATAGTAGTAGGAGGCAATGGCGCTGTTAATCACGCCGATGATCGTGAGCCCAACCAGATGTGATTGCATGGCTGCCTGAAAGACGTAGAACTTGGCGAGAAACCCTCCAGTGATCGGAATCCCAATCAGCGAGAGCAGAAACACCGTGAGTATGGCAGCCATAGCGGGTGCGCGCCGGCCCAGGCCGGAATAGTCATCAATGGTCACGTAGCGCTCGCCGAGGTTGGCGAAATGGCTGATCACTACAAAAGCGCCCACGTTCATTGCTGCATAGGCGGCGGTGTAGAAAATGGCAGCGGAAATCCCGATTTCTTTGGCTGCCGCGAACGCAACCAGCAGATATCCGGCGTGGGCGATGGAAGAATAGGCTAGCAGGCGCTTCACATTGTTTTGCACCAACGCGCCCAGGTTCCCGATGGTCATCGAGAGAATGGCTGACGCCCAGATGAGCCAGAACCAGCCTGGGGCGGACGAGCCGAACAAAACGCGCAGCAACACGGCGAACGCTGCAGCTTTTGGTCCGGTGGACATCAAGGCCACAACCGGCGCCGGAGCTCCTTCATACACATCCGGCGTCCAGATGTGAAAAGGGGCAGAGGCTACCTTGAAGCCGAGGCCCACGAACATCATCGCCATTCCGGCATAGGCAAGCGTGGAGGGTCCGCTGCGTAGAGTGTTGGCGATCACGTACACGCTGGTGGAACCCGTGGCGCCGAACATCAGCGCCACTCCGTACAGGAAAAATGCGGTTGCGAACGAGCCCAGCAGGAAATATTTCAAAGAGGATTCAACGCTAATGGCCACCCTACGGCGAAAGCCCGCCAAAATATAGGTGGAAATGGAGGAGATTTCCAGAGCGATGAATACCAGTACCAACTCGACTGCGGAGGACATGAGCATCATGCCCACGGTCCCCAGGAGGATAAGGCCGTAGTATTCGCCGCTTCGGAGTTGCTGCACCTGCATGTACTCGAAGGATGCGAGGATCACCACAATGGAGATGATCCCGATGAGCACATGAAAGAAGATGCTGAACGTGTCGACACGAATCATGCCGTCGAAGCCGAATCCGGTGTAGCCGGCTCCAAAAGCACTGGCTGCCGTGGCAAGGATTGCGCCAATGAGGGCCAGAATTCCGACAGGCTTCCGATCCCCGCTTTCGTCCAGCAGCGGATCGACGATCATGACCAGCATGCCAAACACAATAAGCAACAGCTCAGGCAGAATGCGGAGGTAATCGGCGGTGGGAATGGTAATGGTCATTTATGCTCTCCCACCACTTCGCTGGCATATTGCGGCGCGTTGCCGAGAATTGACTGGACCGAGGGATCGATGGCTCGTGTCCATAACAGCGGGAAGATGCCCATCACCAGGGCTGCGAGGGCGAGCGGCCACATGGTCACCTTCTCACGCGTGTCGAGATCGGGAAGCGCTTGATTGGCGGGATTGTGCACGGCTCCGTAGAAGACCCGCTGGTACATCCAGAGCATGTAACAGGACGACCAGATAACGCCTGTGGCAGCGACGATTCCATACAGTGCCCGAGCCTTGAATGCGCCCGTCAGCACCAGGAATTCGCCTACGAATCCATTCATCAGCGGCAAACCAATGGAAGCCAGCGTAATTATGAGGAAGAAAGTCGAGTAAACGGGCATGGGAGTCGCGATGCCTCCATACTCGCTGATCTCGTAGGTATGGCGGCGGTCGTAAAGCATTCCACAAAGGGTAAAGAGTGCTCCGGTGGAAACTCCATGTGCCAGCATCACGAAATTTGCACCCACCAGCCCGATGGTGGTGAAGGTAAAGATACCGAGAACGACAAATCCCAAATGGCTCACCGAGGAATAAGCGACAAGTTTCTTGAGGTTGGGTTGCACCATGGCCACAAGTGCGCCGTAGATGATGCCAATGATCGCAAGGGTAACAATCCAAGGTGCATTGCGGTGTGCTAGCTCGGGGAAGAGTCCCAGGTTAAAGCGCAGCATACCGTAGGTGCCCATTTTCAGCAGAACACCGGCAAGCATGACGGAACCGGCCGTAGGTGCTTCCACGTGCGCGTCTGGGAGCCAGGTGTGCAACGGGAACAGCGGCACTTTAACGGCGAAAGCGATGAAGAAACCGAGGAAAAGCCATTGTCCCGCGCTCCCGATATTGAGATTGCCAGTCGACAATGCCTGATGGATCACCACGAAATCGAAACTGCCGGTTCGTGCATAGAGCCAAAGAATGGCGGCAAGCATGAACATGGAGGCGATCATGGTGTACAGAAAGAATTTCACTGCAGCATAGATGCGCCGATCGTGTCCGTAGATCCCGATGACGAGCGCCATGGGAATCAGTCCTGCTTCCCAGAAGAAGTAGAAGAGGAACAGATCCAGAGAAACGAAAACCCCAATCAGCGCAGTCTCCATCAGCAGGAACAGGATGAAGAATTCTTTGACGCGCTCGTGTATCGACTTCCAGGACATCAGAACGCAAAGCGGCGTGAGGAAGGTAGTGAGCACAACCAGCCAGATGGAAACGCCATCGATGCCGAGGTGGTAGTGAATATTGGGAGTGCTGATCCAGGCGTGGTCGATTTCAAACTGAAAGCCCGCGGCACCATTGGCGTAGTGCAAGGGTAGATGCAGCGACAGGATGAAAGTCAGCAGCGAAACCACCAGCGCGAACAGCCGTATGTCGCGGTCTCGGCGCGGGAAGAGTATCAACAGGAGAGCGCCGCCCGCGGGCACGAAAACGACCAGGCTGAGAATGAACGGATTGATGATCTCAGTATTCATCTAACGCCTATCCAAATCATGAAGGCGATCACCGCCGCCGCTCCGGCTGCCACCCAGCCTGCATACGAGCGGAGATTTCCAGACTGCATTTGCCGCACCACGTCGGAGGTTTCCTTGGCGGCCCTGGCGCTCTCGTTCACGGTGCCATCGATCAAACCAGCATCAATGGTCCTCCATAGCAGAGTGCGGGAACCTTCTACGATCGGCCACACGATGGCGGCTGCATAGAGTTCGTCCACGTAATATTTATGAAACACCAAGTCGTAGAGGCCGTTCAGGCCCTCGGCGATCTTTGCCGGCAGGTCGCGGCGCCGATAGTAGAGATACCACGCGAGCAGGAAGCCAAGTATTCCGGCAGCACTGGCCGCCACTGTAAGTGTCAGTTCCAGCCCGTGATCGGATTCGTGAGCGCCCGCTGGGGCGACTTCGCCAGAGACTGCAGCTGCCGGCAAGCCCTCGGAATAGGCGGAGAAAACCGGGGCCAGGAAATTGCCAATGCGGTCGTTGCCCGGCGTTCCGATCCATCCGCCAATCACTGCTAGCACTGCCAGGATGATCAGCGGAATCAGCATCACTCTGGGACTCTCATGCGGATGGCCGCCGTGGGCGTGGTGGTTCGAACCCTGGCCGCCACCAGTCTCGCCACGATATTCGCCGAAGAATGTAAGAAACCACAGGCGGAACATGTAGAACGCGGTGAGAAATGCAGTGAACCACAAGACTGCCCAATAGACCTTCGAACCGAAAGGACTGGTCCAGGTTTTGAACAGAATCATGTCCTTGCTGAAGAAGCCGCTGAACAGGGGAGTTCCGGCGATCGCCAGGGTGGCCATTGTCATGCTCCAGAAAGTCACCGGAGCATACTTGCGCAGCCCGCCCATCTTCCGCATGTCCTGCTCGCCGCCAATCGCGTGAATCACAGAACCTGCTCCCAAAAAGAGCAGAGCCTTGAAGAAAGCATGGGTAACGAGGTGGAACATGCCGGCAGCATAGGCCGCGACACCGCAGGCAGCGAACATGTAGCCGAGTTGGGAGATCGTCGAATAAGCGAGCACGCGCTTGATGTCGAATTGCGTGATGCCAATGGTCGCAGCAAAGAATGCGGTGAGCGTGCCAATCATGGCGACAGCCATCAGCGCATGCGGCGAGCGATCGAAGATGGCATGAGATCGCGAGACCATGTAGATCCCGGCGGTCACCATGGTGGCGGCGTGAATCAGAGCGGAAACCGGCGTGGGGCCTTCCATCGCATCAGGAAGCCAT is a window encoding:
- a CDS encoding ABC transporter ATP-binding protein, with amino-acid sequence MPAALQYQEITKEYRSWSGRKRLLALDDFSLTVETGEILGFLGPNGAGKTTAMHLALGFMRPTKGNGRALGQPFGDARTRRRVGFLAENVAFYHRSARDLLRFYGALNGLRDPELASRVKEVIDLLQLNDVANRNAGRLSRGMLQRLGLAQALVNAPDLLLLDEPTSALDPGGRVAVRDLLLQQKRGGKTVFLSSHLLSEIELICDRVAILHKGRLIRLGRTSELLESSEEFEVVARGISASAVTGAAMNDGNVVFTVRRDQQRAALEKIWSAGGEVLRVNPRKGSLEDVFLVLTGAQPAESGKGSSNEDTS
- a CDS encoding NADH-quinone oxidoreductase subunit N, with translation MTITIPTADYLRILPELLLIVFGMLVMIVDPLLDESGDRKPVGILALIGAILATAASAFGAGYTGFGFDGMIRVDTFSIFFHVLIGIISIVVILASFEYMQVQQLRSGEYYGLILLGTVGMMLMSSAVELVLVFIALEISSISTYILAGFRRRVAISVESSLKYFLLGSFATAFFLYGVALMFGATGSTSVYVIANTLRSGPSTLAYAGMAMMFVGLGFKVASAPFHIWTPDVYEGAPAPVVALMSTGPKAAAFAVLLRVLFGSSAPGWFWLIWASAILSMTIGNLGALVQNNVKRLLAYSSIAHAGYLLVAFAAAKEIGISAAIFYTAAYAAMNVGAFVVISHFANLGERYVTIDDYSGLGRRAPAMAAILTVFLLSLIGIPITGGFLAKFYVFQAAMQSHLVGLTIIGVINSAIASYYYLRVMVYMYMREPKSEVPCTPMAPALVVSLIACLVATIYLGVFPNRVLQYALQSAHELVK
- a CDS encoding NADH-quinone oxidoreductase subunit M, encoding MNTEIINPFILSLVVFVPAGGALLLILFPRRDRDIRLFALVVSLLTFILSLHLPLHYANGAAGFQFEIDHAWISTPNIHYHLGIDGVSIWLVVLTTFLTPLCVLMSWKSIHERVKEFFILFLLMETALIGVFVSLDLFLFYFFWEAGLIPMALVIGIYGHDRRIYAAVKFFLYTMIASMFMLAAILWLYARTGSFDFVVIHQALSTGNLNIGSAGQWLFLGFFIAFAVKVPLFPLHTWLPDAHVEAPTAGSVMLAGVLLKMGTYGMLRFNLGLFPELAHRNAPWIVTLAIIGIIYGALVAMVQPNLKKLVAYSSVSHLGFVVLGIFTFTTIGLVGANFVMLAHGVSTGALFTLCGMLYDRRHTYEISEYGGIATPMPVYSTFFLIITLASIGLPLMNGFVGEFLVLTGAFKARALYGIVAATGVIWSSCYMLWMYQRVFYGAVHNPANQALPDLDTREKVTMWPLALAALVMGIFPLLWTRAIDPSVQSILGNAPQYASEVVGEHK
- the nuoL gene encoding NADH-quinone oxidoreductase subunit L, whose amino-acid sequence is MPTNLHLWLIPLLPLTGGTVNGLLGRRLPKAAVTAIGLLFVAVSMLVTWWVAWQFFQLPASAIPHIESYGTWLKAGSFSAEYGLQLDQLSLVMALVVTGVGFLIHIYSVGYMAEDGGYYRFFSYLNLFMFFMLTLVLANNYLLMFVGWEGVGLASYLLIGFYFLRDTAPSAGKKAFIVNRVGDFGFLIALFLLIQHFGSLRYTDVFQQVAKLPAETAGAGLLTAVGLLMLLGATGKSAQIPLYVWLPDAMEGPTPVSALIHAATMVTAGIYMVSRSHAIFDRSPHALMAVAMIGTLTAFFAATIGITQFDIKRVLAYSTISQLGYMFAACGVAAYAAGMFHLVTHAFFKALLFLGAGSVIHAIGGEQDMRKMGGLRKYAPVTFWSMTMATLAIAGTPLFSGFFSKDMILFKTWTSPFGSKVYWAVLWFTAFLTAFYMFRLWFLTFFGEYRGETGGGQGSNHHAHGGHPHESPRVMLIPLIILAVLAVIGGWIGTPGNDRIGNFLAPVFSAYSEGLPAAAVSGEVAPAGAHESDHGLELTLTVAASAAGILGFLLAWYLYYRRRDLPAKIAEGLNGLYDLVFHKYYVDELYAAAIVWPIVEGSRTLLWRTIDAGLIDGTVNESARAAKETSDVVRQMQSGNLRSYAGWVAAGAAAVIAFMIWIGVR